The Pseudodesulfovibrio cashew genomic sequence CTCTTTCATCCTTCCGGGAACCTCGGGGCCGATGACGTAAGCGCCGTCTTCGGTGTCGAGGGCCAGGATGCCTTCCCCGGCATACTGATCCATGCCGGTGATTCGGGTGGTGACGGAGAGCTCGGGCGTGTCGTGGGGGACGAGAGGCGGGGCCTCCTCGTGGGCGGTCCGCGCCGCACAGCCTCCGGCCAGCAGCAGGAGGGAGAGCAGGAAAGGCGCGGCGTGCCTGGTCACGGCCTGATCTCCGGGCCGGGCAGGGTGGTCATCCCCGAAACGGCTTCGATGTAGAGGCCGTCAGGCCGAGCCAGGTCCGGCAGTTCGATGCCCGGCTCCAGGGTGGTGATGACCGCGCGGCCTATGACCTTACGTCCATAGAGGCCGCTTCGTTTGGTTTTCAGGCCCCAGGCCGCGTGAAGCACCACGGGATCACCGTCCTGCTGCCCGATGTAAAGCATGATGTGTCCCGGCTTGCGGATGAGGGACAGGAACGGGGTGGCCGTGGCCGCGATGAACCGTTTCTTGTCCTTTCTCGGCATGCCATCGAGCGGGACGTAGGTCCCTTTTTTGACCTGCTGGCTGGAGTTGCGCGGCAGGTAAATGCCGAAGGCGGCCATCAGGTCCATGGTCAGTGCCGAGCAGTCCCGGTTTTCATAAAGCCCGCCCCAGCCGTACTGCCTGCCGAGCATGACGTTTGCCACCTTGGCAAAGTTGGCCGGAGTGGCGGGCAGGGGCCACGGTCGGACCGATTGATCCGACAGTATGGCCTCTTCCAGCACGGCGTTGCCCTGTCGGTCCCGCACCGGGATCAGGCAGATGTTCACCTCGCCCTCGCGCCGGGCTACCGGCAGGAGGGTGCCCACGTAGCCGGTGAATCGATAGAGGCCCTCACGATCCAGGATGGAGAGACCGTCCCGGACCACGGCGGCATAGGCGCCGCTGCGGAATGCGTCCATGACGGTCTTGTCCACCCAGGCGACATCCCGCACAGGGACCCAG encodes the following:
- a CDS encoding NlpC/P60 family N-terminal domain-containing protein, whose product is MRRTFGFLLLALLVLVGCSPRTVSPPVADLTRLVQDAGAYHGLAPDVPLLTVKVQQAAAKRFLTAHFAPWERNEPGYPASEAFWGLTTYANKDLYGENTLRRSTAWLDEMRRQCRVDEYPSLNRRAIAVANTAMRVLPTAHPAFFDFSLAGEGYPFDYMQNSLVLAGTPLHATHLSADRAWVLVESRFAFGWVPVRDVAWVDKTVMDAFRSGAYAAVVRDGLSILDREGLYRFTGYVGTLLPVARREGEVNICLIPVRDRQGNAVLEEAILSDQSVRPWPLPATPANFAKVANVMLGRQYGWGGLYENRDCSALTMDLMAAFGIYLPRNSSQQVKKGTYVPLDGMPRKDKKRFIAATATPFLSLIRKPGHIMLYIGQQDGDPVVLHAAWGLKTKRSGLYGRKVIGRAVITTLEPGIELPDLARPDGLYIEAVSGMTTLPGPEIRP